In Persicimonas caeni, a single window of DNA contains:
- a CDS encoding TorD/DmsD family molecular chaperone produces MTLDASQTALARSRVYHLLGKLFLYGLTDETLPHVRAVDELADALSVFRAQTGELDLDSAAADYQHIFGFNVFAFGSTFLDETARVGGDETERVTDAYLAAGFPVVETGEAADHLGVELNFLGFLARMESEHTGDDAEHARRLTRTFLDEHLLAWLAPITVAIRRQGHPFFTALADLTLEMVCDHRADLEPPDDQSLRELPEPPDILEDPKTGLRDIGKYLLTPAYSGIYLSRDDIRALSRGGELPAGFGARRTMLNNLLRSAADYDGLTDVLDGLRVLVEQMREAHRAFAKTCPPPAGQMAEMWLGRLDRTEEMLGQIAAHV; encoded by the coding sequence GTGACTCTCGACGCATCCCAAACAGCACTGGCAAGAAGCCGGGTCTATCACCTGCTCGGCAAGCTCTTTTTGTACGGTCTGACCGACGAGACGCTACCTCACGTGCGCGCGGTCGACGAGTTGGCCGACGCGCTGTCGGTCTTCCGTGCCCAGACAGGCGAGCTCGACCTCGACAGCGCGGCCGCCGACTACCAGCATATCTTCGGGTTCAACGTCTTTGCGTTCGGGTCGACTTTTCTCGACGAGACCGCCCGCGTGGGCGGCGACGAGACCGAGCGCGTCACCGACGCCTACCTCGCCGCCGGCTTCCCGGTGGTCGAGACCGGCGAGGCCGCCGACCATCTGGGCGTCGAGCTCAACTTTCTGGGCTTTTTGGCGCGCATGGAGTCGGAGCACACAGGCGACGACGCCGAGCACGCCCGCCGGCTCACCCGCACCTTCCTCGACGAGCACCTGCTCGCCTGGCTTGCGCCCATCACCGTGGCGATTCGCCGCCAGGGGCACCCGTTCTTCACCGCGCTGGCCGACCTGACGCTCGAGATGGTCTGCGACCACCGCGCCGACCTCGAGCCGCCCGACGATCAGAGCCTGCGTGAGCTCCCCGAGCCGCCCGACATCCTCGAAGACCCGAAGACGGGCCTGCGCGACATCGGCAAATACCTGCTCACCCCGGCGTACAGCGGGATTTACCTGAGCCGCGACGATATCCGCGCGCTGTCGCGCGGCGGCGAGTTGCCGGCGGGCTTCGGCGCCCGGCGCACCATGCTCAACAACCTGCTGCGCTCGGCGGCCGACTACGACGGCCTGACCGACGTCCTCGACGGGCTGCGCGTGCTCGTCGAGCAGATGCGCGAGGCGCATCGAGCGTTCGCCAAGACGTGCCCGCCGCCGGCCGGGCAGATGGCGGAGATGTGGCTTGGGCGGCTCGATCGAACCGAGGAGATGCTCGGGCAAATTGCGGCGCATGTGTGA
- a CDS encoding sensor histidine kinase produces MTPLYAYSLIPVLCVALLLFFTAALRGQRARGLAAYCLATAGWSASLLLTYFPETAPIGERLAAGGAFVVASYLHAAYDFTEQKSYGLVWFAYAVAAVITAAGALVPGLLYDPVDLSAGPFFWESMALAMIAASVPMATLVRGWRREDDPQRRRQMLGLLGAGFLGYSGAWFNAYMLSHGQVVPYGLFAVLGSLLVLTGVVQARQRARDRRLMERSLLYAAMTAFISAGFLFGVLTLMSESAEPLVTEYRFGALFLLAMAALAFEPIRQHLQGAMGRVIARDQADATQLADELAEQERRADQAERLAELGTFTSAIAHEVRNPLGVLSAYVRMLSAEGVDRDTIDEMREQIERASEFLDELLAYGRPRELELRMVEVGDVVELAFSSARQALAEIGQAEFDVELSDKISVIEADQAQLNQVFVILFENALLALDETDGARIRVRGSLQAGTLELHIEDNGPGLPEELAGRLFEPFVTGRKREGKRTGTGLGLAIARRIVERHGGAIEAGRSQDLGGAMFTIALPRHQHVLAAATATEG; encoded by the coding sequence ATGACTCCACTGTACGCCTACAGCCTCATCCCGGTGCTCTGCGTCGCGCTGCTGCTCTTTTTCACCGCAGCGTTGCGCGGCCAGCGCGCCCGGGGCTTGGCCGCCTATTGTCTGGCGACGGCCGGCTGGTCGGCCTCGCTTTTGCTCACCTACTTTCCCGAGACTGCCCCCATCGGCGAGCGCCTGGCCGCGGGCGGCGCCTTCGTGGTCGCCAGCTACCTGCACGCCGCCTACGACTTCACCGAGCAGAAGTCCTACGGCCTGGTGTGGTTCGCCTACGCCGTCGCCGCGGTCATCACCGCCGCCGGCGCCCTGGTGCCCGGGCTTCTGTACGATCCGGTCGACCTGTCGGCAGGCCCCTTTTTCTGGGAGTCGATGGCGCTGGCGATGATCGCCGCGTCGGTGCCCATGGCCACGCTCGTGCGCGGTTGGCGGCGCGAAGACGACCCCCAGCGCCGCCGCCAGATGCTGGGCCTTCTCGGCGCCGGGTTCTTGGGCTACTCGGGCGCCTGGTTCAACGCCTATATGCTCTCGCACGGCCAAGTCGTGCCCTACGGGCTCTTCGCGGTGCTCGGCTCACTGCTGGTGCTCACCGGTGTCGTCCAGGCACGCCAGCGCGCCCGTGACCGGCGCCTGATGGAGCGAAGCCTGCTGTACGCGGCGATGACCGCCTTCATCTCGGCGGGTTTTTTGTTCGGCGTCCTCACGCTCATGTCCGAGAGCGCCGAGCCGCTGGTGACCGAATATCGCTTCGGCGCGCTCTTTTTGCTGGCGATGGCCGCGCTGGCCTTCGAGCCGATCCGCCAGCATCTACAAGGCGCGATGGGGCGCGTAATCGCTCGCGACCAGGCCGACGCCACCCAGCTGGCCGACGAGCTCGCCGAGCAGGAGCGCCGCGCCGACCAGGCCGAGAGGCTCGCCGAGCTGGGCACGTTTACCTCGGCGATCGCCCACGAGGTTCGAAACCCGCTCGGGGTGCTCTCGGCCTATGTGCGTATGCTGTCGGCCGAAGGTGTCGACCGCGACACGATCGACGAGATGCGCGAGCAGATCGAGCGCGCCAGCGAGTTTTTGGACGAGCTTTTGGCTTACGGCCGCCCGCGCGAGCTCGAGCTTCGCATGGTCGAGGTAGGCGACGTCGTCGAGCTGGCGTTTTCGTCGGCGCGTCAAGCGCTCGCCGAGATCGGTCAGGCCGAGTTCGACGTCGAGTTGAGCGACAAAATAAGCGTCATCGAGGCCGATCAGGCCCAGCTCAACCAGGTCTTCGTCATCCTCTTCGAGAACGCGCTGCTCGCCCTCGACGAGACCGACGGGGCGCGCATTCGAGTGCGCGGATCACTGCAGGCCGGCACGCTCGAACTCCATATCGAGGACAACGGTCCGGGGCTCCCCGAAGAGCTCGCCGGGCGGCTCTTCGAGCCGTTTGTGACCGGCCGGAAGCGCGAGGGCAAGCGCACCGGCACCGGGCTGGGCCTGGCCATCGCCCGACGCATCGTCGAGCGCCACGGCGGCGCGATCGAGGCGGGGCGCTCCCAAGATTTGGGCGGCGCGATGTTCACCATCGCGCTGCCTCGCCATCAACACGTACTCGCTGCAGCGACAGCAACCGAGGGATGA
- a CDS encoding sigma-54-dependent transcriptional regulator codes for MSDNARILLVDDDRAFRRVYGKLLEGEGYEVERADDRPSAREAFSSGDFDVVVLDLMLPPDGSVQKGLDALSEMLSENPRAKIVVVSGAGDTQFAVRAVKEGAFDFLTKPVDPDVLLIVVERAVARTKLQRQVESLQDSLAASSPAGAMIGQSPAFENAVRMAERVARSDLPVLVTGENGTGKELMARTIHEHSPRADGAFVAVNCGALPETLLESTLFGHVQGAFTGAKTDRPGVFAEADGGTLFLDEIGDTPPSLQVKLLRTLESGEIHPVGADRPQTVDVRIISATNRDLDALQASGEFREDFYWRIKGAEIALPPLRRRPTDIPILAAHFLNQAAALSADGRVKTLSDAARSALLEHAWSGNLRELRHEMQRATVLVGERDVLEPEDFSFGHKVAAGAATPDTQATLHEKVEALERREIEAALVRHGGNRTRTAEELGLSRQGLLNKIERYGL; via the coding sequence ATGTCCGACAACGCACGCATTCTACTCGTCGACGACGACCGCGCGTTTCGCCGCGTCTACGGCAAGCTCTTGGAGGGTGAGGGCTACGAGGTCGAACGCGCCGACGATCGTCCGTCGGCGCGCGAGGCGTTTTCGTCGGGCGACTTCGACGTCGTCGTCCTCGACTTGATGCTGCCGCCCGACGGCAGCGTCCAGAAGGGGCTCGACGCGCTCTCGGAGATGCTCTCGGAGAACCCGCGCGCCAAGATCGTGGTCGTCTCGGGCGCCGGCGACACGCAATTTGCCGTGCGCGCGGTCAAAGAGGGGGCGTTCGACTTTTTGACCAAGCCAGTCGACCCGGACGTGCTGCTCATCGTCGTCGAACGCGCCGTGGCGCGCACGAAATTGCAGCGCCAGGTCGAGAGCCTGCAGGACTCGCTGGCCGCCTCGAGCCCGGCCGGCGCGATGATCGGCCAGAGCCCCGCTTTCGAGAACGCGGTGCGCATGGCCGAGCGCGTCGCTCGCAGCGACCTGCCGGTGCTCGTCACCGGCGAAAATGGCACCGGTAAGGAGCTCATGGCGCGCACCATCCACGAGCATAGCCCGCGCGCCGACGGGGCGTTCGTGGCGGTCAACTGCGGCGCGCTGCCCGAAACCTTGCTCGAGTCGACGCTGTTCGGCCACGTCCAAGGTGCCTTCACCGGCGCCAAGACCGACCGCCCGGGCGTCTTCGCCGAGGCCGATGGCGGCACCTTGTTCCTCGACGAAATCGGCGACACCCCTCCGTCCCTGCAGGTCAAACTCTTGCGCACCCTCGAGTCGGGCGAGATCCACCCGGTGGGCGCCGACCGCCCTCAGACCGTCGATGTGCGCATCATCTCGGCGACCAACCGCGACCTCGACGCCCTGCAGGCCTCCGGCGAGTTTCGCGAAGACTTTTACTGGCGCATCAAGGGCGCCGAGATCGCCTTGCCGCCGCTTCGCCGCCGACCCACCGACATCCCTATTTTGGCCGCGCACTTTTTGAATCAGGCCGCCGCGCTGTCGGCCGACGGCCGCGTCAAAACCCTCTCCGACGCCGCGCGCTCCGCGCTCCTCGAGCACGCTTGGTCGGGCAACCTGCGCGAGCTTCGCCACGAGATGCAGCGCGCCACAGTCTTGGTGGGCGAGCGCGACGTGCTCGAGCCCGAGGATTTCTCGTTCGGCCACAAGGTCGCCGCCGGCGCCGCCACGCCCGACACGCAGGCCACGCTCCACGAGAAGGTGGAGGCGCTGGAGCGCCGCGAGATCGAGGCGGCGCTGGTGCGCCACGGGGGCAATCGCACCCGCACGGCCGAGGAGCTGGGGTTGTCGCGGCAAGGGTTGCTCAACAAGATCGAGCGGTATGGGTTGTAG
- a CDS encoding class I SAM-dependent methyltransferase — translation MASDEQEKSPDAQRVYYDHEPAYKAIAEAGGTGWDDLPSEQRHLCDDSEATDSYVALDRFLASRWAPQPGTRAIEFGCGGGQASMRLAEYGYSVVGVDYSETAIELARQNADEADLDIDFVVADVLDLSDFDDDEFGLVVDNHCLHCLVEPADREAFLREATRVLHPGGIFFSETMTREGFFDPDKFDVDPETHISASGTRIWVSKIELDEELRGANFNIIHTYSRNHGHGFGYTFVNYALAR, via the coding sequence ATGGCGAGCGACGAACAAGAGAAGTCTCCAGACGCCCAGCGCGTCTATTACGACCACGAGCCGGCCTACAAGGCGATCGCGGAAGCGGGCGGAACAGGCTGGGATGATCTTCCCAGCGAACAACGTCACCTTTGCGATGACTCCGAGGCCACCGATTCGTATGTGGCGCTCGATCGCTTCTTAGCCTCACGCTGGGCTCCCCAGCCGGGCACACGCGCGATCGAGTTTGGCTGCGGCGGCGGGCAGGCCTCGATGCGCCTGGCCGAGTACGGCTACTCGGTCGTCGGTGTCGATTACTCGGAGACTGCCATCGAGCTGGCGCGACAGAACGCCGACGAGGCCGATCTCGACATCGATTTTGTCGTGGCCGACGTGCTCGACCTGTCGGACTTCGACGACGACGAGTTCGGGTTGGTCGTCGACAACCACTGCTTGCACTGCTTGGTCGAGCCGGCCGACCGCGAGGCGTTTCTGCGCGAGGCGACACGTGTGCTACACCCGGGCGGGATCTTCTTCTCGGAGACGATGACGCGCGAGGGCTTCTTCGATCCGGACAAGTTCGACGTCGATCCCGAAACGCACATCTCGGCGTCCGGCACGCGCATCTGGGTCTCCAAGATCGAACTCGACGAAGAACTGCGCGGCGCGAACTTCAATATCATCCACACCTACAGCCGCAACCACGGCCACGGCTTCGGCTACACCTTCGTGAACTACGCGCTGGCGCGCTGA
- a CDS encoding vWA domain-containing protein, with amino-acid sequence MTKMLSAQVGKRLIFVVLFAACFAPNCTCHDLDDSEWVLRDELDMGDDTPVYEPEDEPLEQLSNCDERLGREVSFHATGGSADWQLAVPSSVSSFRELTIVDSAPSQARWSAVALGDTQREVAGLLWSTAVGPSRSEAVQMLAEHRVSLAALGSLLQESNGGEFGTHDGHRAVLGRYRLSTPNPISSTALRKLLLDRMTPFGIDRVRGLPADTGERFDTFDVRLAVVARDLGERTQMLTTLALAPSRRIAAEPTLQGLLDDLTNTTNLASARRQTHVHCGVYRGRRSAKADFYWVLDQSGSMVDDYARVAEVANQFYAELNNTSLDYRLGVTTMDEDGEGRLREDVGWHSELEPFLGEVATVSNWSGNTYEEYGLQVARSGIETMRSDAEHALRPGAELITIFMSDEETQTFQDDRLQTPQGQLLYDDFESFFAANTTAYAIVGDSDGCGLDGTSYRRIAQATGGAYSSLCAEDISQTIEQIIYSASGASSGNVLAEVPITATLGVELDGEPVPRSRVDGYDYFPETNSISFFGSYRPDRIEGGEGRVKVSYEAYGH; translated from the coding sequence GTGACGAAGATGCTATCGGCCCAGGTGGGCAAGCGACTGATCTTTGTGGTCCTGTTTGCGGCCTGCTTTGCGCCCAATTGCACCTGCCACGACCTCGACGACAGCGAGTGGGTGCTGCGAGACGAGCTCGACATGGGCGACGACACGCCGGTCTACGAGCCGGAGGACGAGCCTCTCGAGCAACTGTCGAACTGCGACGAACGGTTGGGACGGGAGGTGAGCTTTCACGCCACCGGCGGCTCGGCCGATTGGCAGCTGGCGGTTCCGTCGAGCGTCTCGTCGTTTCGCGAGCTGACCATCGTCGACAGTGCGCCGTCCCAGGCGCGGTGGAGCGCGGTCGCTTTGGGCGATACGCAGCGCGAGGTGGCGGGGTTGTTGTGGTCGACGGCCGTCGGACCGTCGCGCAGCGAGGCCGTTCAAATGCTCGCAGAGCATCGGGTGAGCCTCGCCGCGCTCGGCAGCTTGCTGCAGGAGTCGAACGGCGGCGAGTTTGGCACCCACGACGGCCACCGGGCTGTGTTAGGGCGCTACAGGCTGTCGACGCCGAATCCGATCTCCTCGACAGCGCTTCGCAAGCTGCTGCTCGACAGGATGACGCCGTTTGGTATCGACCGGGTGCGCGGGCTGCCTGCTGATACCGGTGAACGGTTCGACACGTTCGACGTCCGACTCGCTGTCGTTGCGCGCGATCTGGGCGAGCGCACTCAGATGCTTACGACGCTCGCCTTGGCGCCGTCGCGCCGGATCGCGGCCGAGCCCACCCTGCAAGGTTTGCTCGATGATCTGACCAACACGACAAATTTGGCGTCGGCGCGCCGACAGACCCACGTTCATTGCGGTGTCTACCGCGGCCGTCGCTCGGCCAAGGCCGATTTTTACTGGGTGCTCGACCAATCAGGCTCGATGGTGGACGACTACGCGCGGGTCGCCGAGGTGGCCAACCAATTCTACGCCGAGTTGAACAACACCAGCCTCGACTACCGGCTCGGCGTCACCACGATGGATGAAGACGGGGAGGGAAGGTTGCGTGAGGACGTCGGGTGGCACTCCGAGCTGGAGCCCTTTCTGGGCGAGGTCGCCACGGTCTCCAATTGGTCGGGCAACACCTACGAGGAGTACGGACTCCAGGTGGCCCGATCGGGCATCGAGACGATGCGAAGCGACGCCGAGCACGCGTTGCGTCCGGGCGCCGAGCTCATCACGATCTTCATGTCGGACGAGGAGACCCAGACCTTCCAAGACGATCGGCTGCAAACCCCGCAGGGCCAACTGCTCTATGACGACTTCGAGAGTTTCTTTGCCGCCAACACGACCGCCTACGCCATCGTGGGGGACAGTGACGGTTGCGGTCTCGACGGCACCTCGTATCGACGCATCGCACAAGCCACGGGAGGAGCCTACTCTTCGCTGTGTGCCGAAGACATTTCGCAGACTATCGAGCAGATCATCTACTCGGCTTCCGGCGCATCGTCGGGCAATGTGCTGGCGGAAGTACCGATCACCGCCACCCTCGGCGTCGAGCTCGATGGTGAGCCGGTGCCCCGCAGCCGCGTCGATGGCTACGATTATTTTCCCGAGACCAACTCGATCTCCTTTTTCGGCTCGTATCGTCCCGACCGGATCGAGGGCGGCGAAGGAAGGGTGAAGGTGAGCTACGAAGCGTATGGGCATTGA
- a CDS encoding PAS domain-containing sensor histidine kinase, with amino-acid sequence MPSFKFIVEAINEGILLCDLDGKLLYVNERMAQMLGYRVDEMVGDSLFSFMAAPWAERARKNLERRAQGISEVIEHEFRTADDQPLQTLVSTQPIRVTGEAYEASLVAITDISERVKARTRLKRSEESFRTLIENSPEGIVIHRDEQVVYANPAMAELLEYESPADLIGIRVDSFVLCEESRAAARQANKRKARAQRAPLPHIELRLRTRNGERVVVEETRFEGTFDGQPAMISLIRDISQRKRLQARTMALDRLVVAGTLAAGVGHEINNPLAFLTGHLDLVHTGVDECLDLVERFGASDADLDTDRSDISDILLDIQHSLRAATRGAHRIRDIIDHLRMFTRDEVAPPYPIEVSEVLETSIRMASHQLPANTRLVRDYGSVPPALGHESSLGQVLLNMLINAAHAIEAADSDRGVLRVVLDQLDGWVTIDIEDSGVGIAQSHLDRIFDPFFTTKEPDQGTGLGLSISKQLIERMGGELDVDSAPGEGTRFQVRLPAAPELGAE; translated from the coding sequence GTGCCGTCGTTCAAGTTCATCGTGGAGGCCATCAACGAGGGAATCCTGCTGTGCGACCTCGACGGCAAGTTGTTGTACGTCAACGAGCGCATGGCCCAGATGCTGGGGTACCGCGTTGACGAAATGGTCGGCGACTCGCTCTTCTCTTTTATGGCCGCCCCATGGGCCGAGCGCGCCCGTAAGAACCTCGAGAGACGAGCCCAGGGCATCTCCGAGGTCATCGAACACGAGTTTCGCACTGCCGACGACCAGCCACTGCAGACGCTGGTATCCACCCAACCCATTCGCGTGACCGGTGAAGCGTACGAGGCGTCCCTGGTCGCGATCACCGATATCTCCGAGCGCGTCAAAGCGCGCACACGGCTCAAGCGCTCTGAAGAGAGTTTTCGCACACTCATCGAGAACTCCCCTGAAGGCATTGTCATCCACCGCGACGAGCAGGTGGTGTACGCCAACCCGGCCATGGCGGAGTTGCTCGAGTACGAGAGCCCCGCCGACCTGATTGGGATTCGAGTCGACTCGTTTGTGCTGTGCGAGGAGAGCCGAGCGGCTGCGCGCCAGGCGAACAAGCGCAAGGCCCGGGCGCAACGAGCACCGTTGCCTCATATCGAGCTTCGCCTGCGCACACGCAACGGCGAGCGAGTCGTGGTCGAGGAGACGCGGTTCGAAGGGACCTTCGACGGTCAGCCTGCCATGATTTCGCTGATACGAGACATCAGCCAGCGCAAGAGGCTGCAGGCGCGCACCATGGCCCTCGACCGGCTCGTGGTGGCGGGCACGTTGGCGGCCGGAGTGGGCCACGAAATCAACAACCCCTTGGCCTTTTTGACCGGCCACCTCGATCTTGTTCACACCGGTGTGGACGAGTGTCTGGACCTCGTCGAGCGCTTCGGCGCGTCCGACGCAGACCTCGACACCGATCGCAGCGACATCTCCGACATCTTGCTCGACATCCAGCACAGCCTGCGCGCGGCGACCCGAGGGGCGCATCGCATCCGCGACATCATCGACCACCTGCGTATGTTCACCCGCGACGAAGTCGCGCCGCCCTACCCGATCGAGGTGTCCGAAGTCCTCGAGACGTCGATCCGCATGGCCTCGCACCAATTGCCCGCTAACACGCGCCTGGTGCGCGATTACGGGTCGGTTCCCCCGGCTTTGGGCCACGAGTCGAGCTTGGGCCAGGTGCTGCTCAATATGCTGATCAACGCCGCCCACGCCATCGAGGCGGCCGACTCCGATCGCGGGGTGTTGCGAGTGGTCTTGGACCAGCTCGACGGCTGGGTCACCATCGACATCGAAGACAGCGGCGTGGGCATCGCACAATCGCACCTCGATCGCATCTTCGACCCCTTTTTCACCACCAAAGAACCCGATCAGGGCACCGGGCTGGGCCTCTCCATCAGCAAGCAGCTCATCGAGCGCATGGGCGGCGAGCTCGACGTCGACAGCGCGCCGGGCGAGGGCACGCGCTTTCAAGTACGCTTGCCCGCTGCCCCCGAGCTCGGCGCCGAATAA
- a CDS encoding DUF523 domain-containing protein has protein sequence MSQRESDAGVLVSACLLGRKVRYDGGHSQAESAILARWKAEGRICVFCPEVSGGLPTPRPPAEIVGGTGADVLDGHARVVTEEGQDVTASFVRGAHNALRAALEAGAKVAVLKSKSPSCGSKTIYDGTFSGTRLAGQGVTAALLGRHGIRVFDEAEFAAADAYLRGQ, from the coding sequence ATGAGTCAGCGAGAGTCAGACGCCGGTGTACTGGTCAGCGCCTGCCTATTGGGCCGCAAGGTGCGCTACGACGGGGGCCACTCCCAAGCCGAGAGTGCCATTTTGGCGCGTTGGAAGGCCGAGGGACGGATATGTGTTTTTTGTCCGGAGGTCTCCGGCGGCCTGCCCACCCCGCGCCCTCCGGCCGAAATCGTGGGCGGCACGGGTGCCGACGTGCTCGACGGCCACGCCCGCGTGGTCACCGAGGAAGGCCAAGACGTGACCGCGTCATTCGTGCGCGGGGCCCACAACGCGCTTCGCGCGGCCCTCGAAGCCGGCGCCAAAGTCGCCGTGCTCAAGAGCAAGAGCCCGTCGTGCGGCTCGAAGACCATCTATGACGGCACCTTCAGCGGAACGCGCCTCGCCGGCCAAGGCGTCACCGCTGCGTTGTTGGGCCGCCACGGCATACGTGTGTTCGACGAAGCAGAGTTTGCAGCGGCCGATGCCTATTTGCGCGGCCAATAG